Within the Nocardioides aurantiacus genome, the region GTGGAGGTGCAGCGATGAAGACCCCCCGTGCGCTGTCGCGGCTGGTGACCGGCCTCGTGGCCGGTGGCCTGCTCCTGTCCGGCTGCTCGGTCTACGACGCCCCCCTGCCCGGCGGGCCCGACACCGGTGACAGCCCGATCGAGGTCACGGCCAGGTTCCGGGACGTGCTCGACCTGGTGCCGCAGTCGACGGTCAAGATCGACGACGTGTCGGTCGGCAAGGTCACCGCGGTCAAGCTCAAGGGCTACGTCGCCGAGGTGACGCTGCGGCTGCCCAAGGACGTCGCCCTGCCCGACAACGCCCGGGCCCAGATCCGGCAGACCAGCCTGCTCGGCGAGAAGTTCGTCTCGCTGGCCCCGCCGGAGGACCCGAGCGACGCGCGCCTGTCCAACGGCGACGTGATCGGGCTCGACCGCACGGGCCGCAACCCGGAGATCGAGGAGGTGTTCAGCGCCCTCGCACTGCTGCTCAACGGCGGTGGTGTGGGCCAGCTGAAGACGATCGTGTCGGAGCTGAACAACACCTTCGAGGGGCGCGAGGACGAGATCCGCTCGGTCCTGACGCAGCTGCGCTCCTTCACCGGCCAGCTCGACGAGCGTCGCGCCGACATCGTCGCGGCGATCGAGAACACCAACCGCCTCGCCGCTGCCGCGAGGAAGCAGAGCGGCACCATCGAGAACGCGCTCGACGACATCCCCGGTGCGCTGCGCTCCCTCAACCGCCAGCGCGACGACCTGGTCAAGCTGCTCAAGGCGCTCAACCGCCTCTCCGACGTCGGCGTCCGGGTGATCCGGGCGTCCAAGGAGTCCACGATCAACACCTTGCGTGACCTCGGACCCGTGCTGGACAACCTGGCTGCCGCCGGGGAGAACCTGCCCAAGTCCTTCCAGGTCTTCCTCACCTACCCCTTCATCGACGAGGCCGTCGGTCGCAGCCCGGTGGTCGCCAACAGCATCAAGATGGGCGACTACACCAACCTGTCGGTCGACCTCGACCTCGACCTCGCCGACTTGCCCGCACTGCCCGGACTCCCCGATGCCGTCTGCGACACCCTTGGTCAGGTGCAGCGGGAGACCGTACGACGCTCGCGCGAGGCGGCCGCGCGGGTGGTCCGGCCCCTCAAGCAGGCGGGAGCCCCTGCCGCGGTCACCGACGCCATCGAGGACGAGCTGGTCACGGCCCTGGTCGACCGGTTCCTGGGCCAGGCCAAGCGCCAGTGCGAGGCCCCGGACCTGGGGGCCCTGGTCGGCTTCGGACGCGGCGAGCTCGAGGACGTCATCGAGGACCTGCCCCAGCGGCTCCGAGACCTCCTGAACGCGGTCCCCGGCATCGGTGACGTCGTCGGCGACGTCGTCGGTGGCGTCCTCGGCGGCGCCACGGGCGGCGGTACGACCTCGGGCTCGGGCGGGGGCGGTGCGGGCGAGGGATCCAGCGGCCTGGGCGGCGTCCTCGGCAACCGACCCGCTCCGTTCCAGGTCGAGGACGACCGGCAGATCGATCCCTTCGGGCTGGCCCGCCACGGGTTCGACCCCGGGGTCGGGACACTCCTGCTCCAGGGGGTGGCGACGCAGCGATGATCACCGCACGCACGAAGCGACAGCTGCTCATCTTCCTGGTCATCACGGTGGTCGGGGTGACCTACGTGGGCGCGCGCTACGCCCGCCTCGACCGGCTGTTCTACGACTCCTCCTACAGCGTCACCGCGCACTTCAAGGAGTCCGGCGGCATCTTCACCGACGCCGAGGTGACCTACCGCGGCGTCCAGGTCGGCCGCGTCGAGGAGCTCAAGCTCACCGACGCGGGCGTGGACGTCGTCCTGTCGATCGAGAAGGACCACGACGACATCCCGGCCGACAGCCTGGCCCTGGTCGGCAACAAGTCCGCGGTGGGCGAGCAGTACGTCGAGCTCCAGCCGCAGAGCGACCAGAAGCCCTACCTGAAGGAGAAGTCGGAGATCGCGGCCGACAAGACCTCGGTGCCGGTCTCCACCACCGAGATCCTCACCAACCTCGACAACCTCGTGCAGTCGGTCCCGCAGTCCGATTTGCGCACGGTGGTCGCCGAGTCGGGAGCCGCCTTCCAGGGCGCCGGTCCGGACCTGGCACGCATCATCGACACCTCGACGTCGTTCATCGACACGGCGAACGCCAACTTCGAGACCACCCAGAAGCTGATCCGCGACTCCCGGGTGCTGCTGCAGACCCAGGTCGACAAGGAGTCGGCGATCCGCAGCTTCTCCCGCGACCTGTCGCTGTTCACCGGCACCGTGGCCGACTCCGACCGCGACCTGCGCCGCCTCATCGACGAGGGCTCCGCGACCGCCAACGAGCTGCGCAGGTTCCTGGAGAACAACCGGGTCAACCTGGGCGAGCTGATCAGCCAGCTGGTGACGACCAACGAGGTCGTCGTGAAGCACCTCGACGGCATCCGCCAGGTCCTGGTGATCTACCCCTACGTGGTGGCCGGCGGTTACACCGTCGCGGCCAGGCAGACCACCGGCGAGGACAAGGGTGCCTACAACGCCCGCTTCGGCCTGATCCTGCAGCAGCAGAGCCCGACGTGCAGCCAGGGCTACCTGCCCAAGCGCGACCCGCGCACCGACCGCGAGGACAGGCCGCTGCCCGAGGACGTCGGTTGCCGCGAGAGCGGCACCAACCTGCGTGGCGCGGAGAAGACCCCGAGCAACCGCACCGGCACCGCCTACCGGTCACCGGTGGCGACGTACGATGCCGAGACCGGCGACGTGCAGTGGACCGACCCGGCCGACGGCCAGGTGGCCTACGACGGGGGAGCGGCCAAGCTCTTCGGCGACGACTCGTGGAAGTGGACGCTGCTCCAGCCGGCACTGCCCGACGACCAGGAGTAGACGTTGCCCGTCCTTGACACCGGCGAGACCACGGGTCCCGCCCCGGAGACCGCCGCGCGCCCGCCTGCTCGCTGGCGTGTGCTGCTGACCGTCGTGCTCGGCTCCGTCCTGGTGCTGGGCCTGGTCGCCGTGGGCTACCTCGCCTACCGGCTGCAGAACCCGACCACCGCGCCGTTCCGGCCCACCGCCGGCTCGGCCGTCCCGACCGGTGCCGACCGTCGGGACGCCCTCGACGTGGCGGAGCAGTTCGCCCTGCGCATGGACACCGTCGACGGCGCCGACATCGACGGCTACGTCAAGGGCATCAACGAGATGCTGACCACCAAGGCCAAGACCGAGAACGTCAAGACCTTCGACGCCATGAAGGAGTCGTACGCCGCGGCCGAGGTCAAGGGCAAGGGCCAGGTCCTGCAGCGGGGCATCGCCGACATCGACCCGGACTCCGCCACCGTGCTCGTGGCCCACGACGCCGACGTGAGCACCACGCAGGGCGACATCGAGCACCACTACCGCTGGACCGTCGAGCTGGTGAAGGTCGACGGCGAGTGGCGCGTCGACGACTTCACCCCGGTCAACTAGGAGGCTCAGATGACCTCCTCGATCTCCGGGCCCGGGGCCGGCCCCGGCACCAGCCCGACCTGGTACGACGTCCTCGGGGTCGACCGCACCGCCTCCGCGGCCACCATCAAGCAAGCGTGGCGCGAGGCGACCGACAAGTTCGAGCCCGGAACCGGCGCGGGCCAGTTCCGGATGTTCAACGAGGCCGCCGACGTGCTGCTCGACCCGGAGCGGCGAGCGGCGTACGACGCCACGCTGACCGGTGACACGGACAGCGCCCCGGTCCCCCCCGCGGCCGAGCCGACGCCGACCGTGCGCGCCGAGGCGAGCGAGCCCACCGGGCCGACCTCGACGCGGCGTGGCCTTCGCGCCCCCCGACGCCGGACCGCGACGGGCACGGCCGCCCCGACCGCAGGGCGAGATGGGTCGCGTGTCCCCGGGTTCCTGGCCCGCCCGGCCCGCAGCACGGCCGTCCTCGCGGTGCTCGCGCTCCTGGTCGTCGCCGTCGTGACGGCCGCGGTGCTGGTCGGCCTGCGGGTGCAGGACGCTGCGGTCGCGCAGGACGCACGCTCCGAGGCGCCGGCCGCCGCCGAGCGGGCGGCCGCGGCGATGCTGTCCTACGACTACCGGACGCTGCCGGAGGACCGGCAGCGGGCCTCGCGCTACCTCACCGGTGGCTTCAAGAAGCAGTACCTCGACAACTTCACCCTCCTCGAGAAGCAGGCGGACGGCACCGACGGTGCCGCGGTGCAGAGCAAGGCCGTGGTCGAGGCCAGCGTGGAGAGCTCGGGCGTGGTCGACGTGAGCTCCTCGGGCCGCACCGTGCGGGTGCTGGTCTTCGTCAACCAGGTCTCCGAGAAGGAGGGGGCCGACCCCCAGATCTTCCAGAACCGGGTGCAGATGACGATGCAGGACGTCGACGGCCGCTGGCTGGTCAGCAACCTGCGCAGCTACTGACTCCTCCACCGATCCGGCGGGGAGTGCTCCCCATCCGGGGGTGGACGGGGTAGCGTGTCGCCACCGCGTCGCGCGAGCGCCGTGGGGGACGGGTCCCGAGCCGAGCGCGAGGGCACCCGAGGTTGAGGGCGCCTTGCTCCGTGTTGTAGCCTGACTCTTTGCGCCCTCCCTCAGATGCGTCCTGCCTGTCCGGTGGCCGGCTCGTGGGGGGACTGGGCGCCACTCATTCGTGAGCCCGGAAGGACCCCTCTTGGCCGCCAAGCGCCCCAAGTCCACCATCAAGACCCCCCGCCGCATCTCCTTCGCCAAGATCTCCGAGCCCCTGGAGGTCCCGCAGCTCCTCGCGCTGCAGACCGACAGCTTCGACTGGCTCGTCGGCAACGAGAAGTGGGAGCAGCAGGTCGCCGAGCGTCGCGCCGCCGGCGAGCAGGTGTCCGAGAAGTCGGGCCTGCACGAGATCTTCGAGGAGATCTCCCCCATCGAGGACTTCTCCGAGACGATGTCGCTCTCGTTCGAGAACCCGGTCTTCCTCGACCCGAAGTACACCGAGGAGGAGTGCAAGGAGAAGGACTTCACCTACTCCCGCCCCCTCTACGTCTCCGCCGAGTTCACCAACGGCGAGACCGGCGAGATCAAGGGCCAGACGGTCTTCATGGGCGACTTCCCGATGATGACCCGCAAGGGCACCTTCATCATCAACGGCACCGAGCGCGTCGTGGTCTCGCAGCTCGTCCGCTCGCCCGGCGTCTACTTCGAGCGCTCGGCCGACAAGACGTCGGACAAGGACATCTTCACCGCCAAGGTGATCCCCTCGCGCGGTGCGTGGCTGGAGTTCGAGGTCGACAAGCGCGACCTCGTCGGCGTCCGCCTGGACCGCAAGCGCAAGCAGAACGTCACGGTGCTGCTCAAGGCCCTCGGCTGGACCAACGAGCAGATCCGCGAGGAGTTCGGCGAGTACGAGTCGATGATGCTCACCCTCGAGAAGGACAACACCGAGGGTCAGGACGACGCGCTGCTCGACATCTACCGCAAGCTGCGCCCGGGCGAGCCGCCCACACGCGAGGCGGCCCAGACGCTGCTGCAGAACTACTACTTCAACCCCAAGCGCTACGACCTGGCCAAGGTCGGTCGCTACAAGATCAACAAGAAGCTCGGCACGCACGAGGCCTTCGACAGCCAGCAGCTGACCATCGACGACATCGTGGCCACGATCCGGTTCATCGTCGAGCTGCACGCCGGCAAGGAGAACCTGGTCGACGCGTCCGGTGCGGAGATCAAGGACCTGCACGACGAGTCGATCGAGGTCCGTGCGGACGACATCGACCACTTCGGCAACCGCCGCATGCGCACCGTCGGCGAGCTCATCCAGAACCAGCTCCGCACCGGCCTGGCCCGGATGGAGCGGGTGGTCCGCGAGCGGATGACGACCCAGGACGTCGAGGCCATCACGCCGCAGTCGCTGATCAACATCCGTCCCGTGGTGGCGGCGCTGAAGGAGTTCTTCGGCACCTCGCAGCTCTCGCAGTTCATGGACCAGACCAACCCGATCGCCGGCCTGACCCACAAGCGTCGCCTCTCGGCGCTGGGCCCGGGCGGCATCTCGCGTGACCGCGCCCAGATGGACGTGCGTGACGTGCACCCCTCCCACTACGGCCGCATGTGCCCGATCGAGACCCCGGAGGGCCCGAACATCGGCCTGATCGGGTCGCTGGCCTCCTACGGCCGGATCAACCCGTTCGGCTTCGTGGAGACCCCCTACCGGGTGGTCAAGAACGGTTCGGTCACCAACGAGATCCACCACCTCACCGCCGACGAGGAGGACTCCAAGGTCATCGCGCAGGCCAACGCGCGACTCGACGACGACGACAACCTCATCGACGAGCGCGTCCTGGTGCGCACCCGTGGTGGTGAGGCCGTGGACATCCCGCGCGACGAGGTCGAGTACATGGACGTCTCGCCGCGCCAGATGGTGTCGGTGGCGACCGCGCTCATCCCGTTCCTCGAGCACGACGACGCCAACCGCGCGCTCATGGGCGCCAACATGCAGCGCCAGGCCGTGCCGCTCATCAAGAGCGACGCGCCCCTGGTCGGCACCGGCATGGAGTTCCGTGCCGCCGTCGACGCCGGTGACGTCGTCACCAGCGACGTGGCCGGCGTGGTCAAGGAGGTCTCGGCCGAGGAGGTCGTGATCATGACCGACGAGGGCGGCGACAAGTCCTACCGCCTGCTGAAGTTCACCCGCTCCAACCAGGGCACGTGCATCAACCAGCGCCCCCTGGTCGCCGAGGGCGAGCGCGTCGAGGTCGGGTCCCCGATCGCCGACGGTCCCTGCACCGACGAGGGCGAGATGGCGCTGGGCACCAACCTGCTCGTCGCCTTCATGCCCTGGCAGGGTCACAACTACGAGGACGCGATCATCCTCTCCCAGCGCCTGGTGCAGGAGGACGTCCTCACCTCGATCCACATCGAGGAGCACGAGGTCGACGCCCGTGACACCAAGCTCGGCCCGGAGGAGATCACGCGGGACATCCCCAACGTCTCCGACGACGTGCTGGCCGACCTCGACGAGCGGGGCATCATCCGCGTCGGCGCGGAGGTCACCACCGGTGACATCCTCGTCGGCAAGGTGACCCCCAAGGGCGAGACCGAGCTGACCCCCGAGGAGCGCCTGCTGCGCGCGATCTTCGGCGAGAAGGCGCGCGAGGTGCGCGACACCTCGATGAAGGTCCCGCACGGCGAGTCCGGCACGGTCATCGGCGTCCGCGAGTTCAACCGCGAGGACGGCGACGAGCTGCCCCCGGGCGTCAACCAGCTGGTGCGCGTCTACGTCGCCCAGAAGCGGAAGATCTCGGTGGGCGACAAGCTCGCCGGTCGCCACGGCAACAAGGGCGTCATCGCCAAGATCCTCCCGATCGAGGACATGCCGTTCATGGAGGACGGCACCCCGGTCGACGTGATCCTCAACCCGCTGGGCGTCCCGCGACGGATGAACATCGGCCAGATCCTCGAGCTCCACCTGGGCTGGCTGGCCAAGCAGGGCTGGGACCTCGACCTCTCCGGCGAGGACCAGTCGGCCGACTGGAAGCAGCGCCTGATCAAGATCCACGCGGAGAAGGCGGAGGCCGACACCAACGTCGCGACCCCGGTCTTCGACGGTGCGCGCGAGGACGAGATCGTCGGGCTGCTCGGCTCGAGCATCCCCAACCGCGACGGTGTGCGGATGGTCGGCGAGAGCGGCAAGGCGAGCCTGTTCGACGGCCGCTCCGGGGAGCCCTTCCCGGACCCGGTCTCGGTCGGCTACATGTACATCCTCAAGCTCCACCACCTCGTCGACGACAAGATCCACGCGCGCTCGACGGGTCCCTACTCGATGATCACCCAGCAGCCGCTCGGCGGTAAGGCCCAGTTCGGTGGCCAGCGCTTCGGTGAGATGGAGGTCTGGGCGATGGAGGCCTACGGCGCGGCGTACGCGCTGCAGGAGCTGCTCACCATCAAGTCCGACGACGTGCCCGGTCGCGTCAAGGTCTACGAGGCGATCGTGAAGGGCGAGAACATCCCCGACTCGGGCATCCCCGAGTCGTTCAAGGTGCTCGTCAAGGAGATGCAGTCGCTCTGCCTCAACGTCGAGGTGCTGTCCCAGGACGGCTCCGCGATCGAGATGCGCGACGCGGAGGAGGACGTCTTCCGCGCCGCCGAGGAGCTCGGCATCGACCTGTCCCGTCGCGAGCCCAGCTCGGTCGAAGAGGTCTGAGGGACGGGGGTCGGCGCGCCCGCGAGGTCGCGCCGCCCCCGCCTCCGACCCCCGTCACGATCCAAATAGTTCTTCCTAACGAGGGAAAGCAGCCACTGTGCTCGACGTAAATTTCTTCGACCAGCTCAAGATCGGCCTGGCCACCGCGGACGAGATCCGCGGGTGGAGCCACGGCGAGGTCAAGAAGCCCGAAACCATCAACTACCGCACGCTCAAGCCCGAGCGTGACGGCCTCTTCTGCGAGAAGATCTTCGGTCCCACCCGGGACTGGGAGTGCTACTGCGGCAAGTACAAGCGCGTCCGCTTCAAGGGCATCATCTGCGAGCGCTGCGGCGTCGAGGTGACCCGGTCCAAGGTGCGTCGCGAGCGCATGGGCCACATCGAGCTCGCCGCGCCGGTCACCCACATCTGGTACTTCAAGGGTGTCCCGAGCCGGCTCGGCTACCTGCTCGACCTGGCGCCGAAGGACCTCGAGAAGGTCATCTACTTCGCCGCCTACATGATCACCAGCGTGGACGAGGAGTCGCGTCACCGCGACCTCTCCGACCTCGAGGGCAAGATCGGCCTGCAGCGCAAGAGCCTGGAGAACCGCCGCGACGTGCAGATCGAGGAGCGGAGCCAGAAGCTGGAGTCCGACCTCGCCGCGCTCGAGGAGGAGGGCGCCAAGGCCGACGCCAAGCGCAAGGTCAAGGACGGCGCCGAGCGCGAGATGGCCGCGGTGCGCAAGCGCTCCGACGCCGAGCTCGCGCGCCTGGAGGAGGTCTGGAACACCTTCAAGAACCTCAAGGTCCAGGACCTCATGGGCGACGAGATGCTCTACCGCGAGATGAACAACTGGTTCGGCAAGTACTTCGAGGGCTACATGGGCGCCACGGCGATCCAGAAGCGCCTCGAGAGCTTCGACATCCCGCAGGAGGTCGAGAACCTCCGCGAGACGATCGCGACCGGCAAGGGCCAGAAGAAGGTCCGTGCGCTCAAGCGCCTCAAGGTGGTCGACGCCTTCCGCAAGACCGGCAACTCGCCCATGGGCATGGTGCTCGACGCCGTCCCCGTGATCCCGCCGGACCTGCGCCCGATGGTGCAGCTCGACGGTGGTCGCTTCGCGACCTCCGACCTCAACGACCTGTACCGCCGCGTGATCAACCGCAACAACCGGCTCAAGCGGCTCCTCGACCTCGGTGCGCCCGAGATCATCGTCAACAACGAGAAGCGGATGCTCCAGGAGGCCGTCGACTCGCTGTTCGACAACGGCCGTCGTGGTCGTCCGGTCACCGGCCCGGGCAACCGGCCGCTGAAGTCGCTCTCCGACATGCTCAAGGGCAAGCAGGGTCGCTTCCGCCAGAACCTGCTCGGCAAGCGCGTCGACTACTCCGGCCGTTCGGTCATCGTGTCGGGCCCGCAGCTGAAGCTGCACCAGTGCGGTCTGCCCAAGTACATGGCGATCGAGCTGTTCAAGCCCTTCGTGATGAAGCGGCTGGTCGACCTCTCCCACGCGCAGAACATCAAGTCCGCCAAGCGGATGGTCGAGCGCGCCGTGCGTCCCGAGGTCTGGGACGTGCTGGAGGAGGTCATCGCCGAGCACCCGGTGCTGCTGAACCGTGCACCCACGCTGCACCGCCTCGGCATCCAGGCCTTCGAGCCCCAGCTGATCGAGGGCAAGGCCATCCAGATCCACCCGCTCGTCTGCTCGGCCTTCAACGCCGACTTCGACGGTGACCAGATGGCGGTGCACCTGCCGCTGTCGGCCGAGGCCCAGGCCGAGGCGCGGATCCTGATGCTCTCGACCAACAACATCCTCAAGCCGTCCGACGGCCGCCCGGTCACGATGCCGACCCAGGACATGATCATCGGCATCTTCTTCCTGACCCGGGCCGACGAGGGCGCGATCGGCGAGGGCCGTTCGTTCTCCTCCATCGGCGAGGCCGTGATGGCGCTGGACAAGGGCGAGATCAAGATCCAGTCCAAGGTCAAGATCCGGCTCGAGGGCGTCGTGCCCCCGGCCGGTGCCCCGCTCCCCGAGGGCTGGACCGAGGGCGACTCCGTCGTGCTCGACACCACCCTGGGCCGCGCGCTGTTCAACGAGACCCTGCCGAGCAACTACGAGTACGTCGAGTTC harbors:
- a CDS encoding MCE family protein, with the protein product MKTPRALSRLVTGLVAGGLLLSGCSVYDAPLPGGPDTGDSPIEVTARFRDVLDLVPQSTVKIDDVSVGKVTAVKLKGYVAEVTLRLPKDVALPDNARAQIRQTSLLGEKFVSLAPPEDPSDARLSNGDVIGLDRTGRNPEIEEVFSALALLLNGGGVGQLKTIVSELNNTFEGREDEIRSVLTQLRSFTGQLDERRADIVAAIENTNRLAAAARKQSGTIENALDDIPGALRSLNRQRDDLVKLLKALNRLSDVGVRVIRASKESTINTLRDLGPVLDNLAAAGENLPKSFQVFLTYPFIDEAVGRSPVVANSIKMGDYTNLSVDLDLDLADLPALPGLPDAVCDTLGQVQRETVRRSREAAARVVRPLKQAGAPAAVTDAIEDELVTALVDRFLGQAKRQCEAPDLGALVGFGRGELEDVIEDLPQRLRDLLNAVPGIGDVVGDVVGGVLGGATGGGTTSGSGGGGAGEGSSGLGGVLGNRPAPFQVEDDRQIDPFGLARHGFDPGVGTLLLQGVATQR
- a CDS encoding MCE family protein codes for the protein MITARTKRQLLIFLVITVVGVTYVGARYARLDRLFYDSSYSVTAHFKESGGIFTDAEVTYRGVQVGRVEELKLTDAGVDVVLSIEKDHDDIPADSLALVGNKSAVGEQYVELQPQSDQKPYLKEKSEIAADKTSVPVSTTEILTNLDNLVQSVPQSDLRTVVAESGAAFQGAGPDLARIIDTSTSFIDTANANFETTQKLIRDSRVLLQTQVDKESAIRSFSRDLSLFTGTVADSDRDLRRLIDEGSATANELRRFLENNRVNLGELISQLVTTNEVVVKHLDGIRQVLVIYPYVVAGGYTVAARQTTGEDKGAYNARFGLILQQQSPTCSQGYLPKRDPRTDREDRPLPEDVGCRESGTNLRGAEKTPSNRTGTAYRSPVATYDAETGDVQWTDPADGQVAYDGGAAKLFGDDSWKWTLLQPALPDDQE
- a CDS encoding J domain-containing protein, translated to MTSSISGPGAGPGTSPTWYDVLGVDRTASAATIKQAWREATDKFEPGTGAGQFRMFNEAADVLLDPERRAAYDATLTGDTDSAPVPPAAEPTPTVRAEASEPTGPTSTRRGLRAPRRRTATGTAAPTAGRDGSRVPGFLARPARSTAVLAVLALLVVAVVTAAVLVGLRVQDAAVAQDARSEAPAAAERAAAAMLSYDYRTLPEDRQRASRYLTGGFKKQYLDNFTLLEKQADGTDGAAVQSKAVVEASVESSGVVDVSSSGRTVRVLVFVNQVSEKEGADPQIFQNRVQMTMQDVDGRWLVSNLRSY
- a CDS encoding DNA-directed RNA polymerase subunit beta; translated protein: MAAKRPKSTIKTPRRISFAKISEPLEVPQLLALQTDSFDWLVGNEKWEQQVAERRAAGEQVSEKSGLHEIFEEISPIEDFSETMSLSFENPVFLDPKYTEEECKEKDFTYSRPLYVSAEFTNGETGEIKGQTVFMGDFPMMTRKGTFIINGTERVVVSQLVRSPGVYFERSADKTSDKDIFTAKVIPSRGAWLEFEVDKRDLVGVRLDRKRKQNVTVLLKALGWTNEQIREEFGEYESMMLTLEKDNTEGQDDALLDIYRKLRPGEPPTREAAQTLLQNYYFNPKRYDLAKVGRYKINKKLGTHEAFDSQQLTIDDIVATIRFIVELHAGKENLVDASGAEIKDLHDESIEVRADDIDHFGNRRMRTVGELIQNQLRTGLARMERVVRERMTTQDVEAITPQSLINIRPVVAALKEFFGTSQLSQFMDQTNPIAGLTHKRRLSALGPGGISRDRAQMDVRDVHPSHYGRMCPIETPEGPNIGLIGSLASYGRINPFGFVETPYRVVKNGSVTNEIHHLTADEEDSKVIAQANARLDDDDNLIDERVLVRTRGGEAVDIPRDEVEYMDVSPRQMVSVATALIPFLEHDDANRALMGANMQRQAVPLIKSDAPLVGTGMEFRAAVDAGDVVTSDVAGVVKEVSAEEVVIMTDEGGDKSYRLLKFTRSNQGTCINQRPLVAEGERVEVGSPIADGPCTDEGEMALGTNLLVAFMPWQGHNYEDAIILSQRLVQEDVLTSIHIEEHEVDARDTKLGPEEITRDIPNVSDDVLADLDERGIIRVGAEVTTGDILVGKVTPKGETELTPEERLLRAIFGEKAREVRDTSMKVPHGESGTVIGVREFNREDGDELPPGVNQLVRVYVAQKRKISVGDKLAGRHGNKGVIAKILPIEDMPFMEDGTPVDVILNPLGVPRRMNIGQILELHLGWLAKQGWDLDLSGEDQSADWKQRLIKIHAEKAEADTNVATPVFDGAREDEIVGLLGSSIPNRDGVRMVGESGKASLFDGRSGEPFPDPVSVGYMYILKLHHLVDDKIHARSTGPYSMITQQPLGGKAQFGGQRFGEMEVWAMEAYGAAYALQELLTIKSDDVPGRVKVYEAIVKGENIPDSGIPESFKVLVKEMQSLCLNVEVLSQDGSAIEMRDAEEDVFRAAEELGIDLSRREPSSVEEV
- a CDS encoding DNA-directed RNA polymerase subunit beta', yielding MLDVNFFDQLKIGLATADEIRGWSHGEVKKPETINYRTLKPERDGLFCEKIFGPTRDWECYCGKYKRVRFKGIICERCGVEVTRSKVRRERMGHIELAAPVTHIWYFKGVPSRLGYLLDLAPKDLEKVIYFAAYMITSVDEESRHRDLSDLEGKIGLQRKSLENRRDVQIEERSQKLESDLAALEEEGAKADAKRKVKDGAEREMAAVRKRSDAELARLEEVWNTFKNLKVQDLMGDEMLYREMNNWFGKYFEGYMGATAIQKRLESFDIPQEVENLRETIATGKGQKKVRALKRLKVVDAFRKTGNSPMGMVLDAVPVIPPDLRPMVQLDGGRFATSDLNDLYRRVINRNNRLKRLLDLGAPEIIVNNEKRMLQEAVDSLFDNGRRGRPVTGPGNRPLKSLSDMLKGKQGRFRQNLLGKRVDYSGRSVIVSGPQLKLHQCGLPKYMAIELFKPFVMKRLVDLSHAQNIKSAKRMVERAVRPEVWDVLEEVIAEHPVLLNRAPTLHRLGIQAFEPQLIEGKAIQIHPLVCSAFNADFDGDQMAVHLPLSAEAQAEARILMLSTNNILKPSDGRPVTMPTQDMIIGIFFLTRADEGAIGEGRSFSSIGEAVMALDKGEIKIQSKVKIRLEGVVPPAGAPLPEGWTEGDSVVLDTTLGRALFNETLPSNYEYVEFGVGKRELGRIVNNLAERYTKVEVANSLDALKDAGFAWATRSGVTVSIEDVVTPANKPEILAKYDEKAAKVQQQAELGLITDDERRQELIEIWTQASNEVAKAMEANFDKKNPIYMMVDSGASGNMMQMRQVAAMRGLVANPKGDIIPRPIKANFREGLSVLEYFISTHGARKGLADTALRTADSGYLTRRLVDVSQDVIIREDDCGTERGMPKVIGVRGEDGVVRKDDNAETSAYARAAAVEITHPETGAVLAGAGEDLGDIKIEELVAAGIETVKVRSVLTCDARTGTCAKCYGRSLATGKLVDIGEAVGIIAAQSIGEPGTQLTMRTFHTGGVASADDITQGLPRVVELFEARQPKGKAPIAESAGRIEIEDTDKSRKVLLTPDDGSEVQEYPVSKRSRLLVGDGDHIEVGEQITQGTPDPQEVLRILGVRKAQEHLVAEVQRVYRSQGVSIHDKHIEIIVRQMLRRVTVIESGDTKLLPSDLVDRVRYEEENRRAVSEGIKPASGRPVLMGITKASLATESWLSAASFQETTRVLTDAAINGKSDSLLGLKENVIIGKLIPAGTGLERYRNIRVEPTEEARAAAYAVTGYDNYGDDYFGGGASQTVALDDFDFGSYQN